gatgagatggaaaaggccCGTCTCCAGTTGATTGACAAGCTCTCGGACCAGGATGAAGGCATTATGGAAGAGTATCTCGAACGCGACATCAATGTGTCTTCCGGAACGATCAAAAAGGCTATCCGCCGGCTTATCATCGATGGAGAGGCCAAGTTCACCCCAGTGTTTGCTGGCTCAAGCCTGACCAACATCGGCGTTCAACCTCTACTTGAAGCTGTGGTTGACTACCTCCCGAACCCTTCTGAGCGGCCAGAGTTGCGTCTCATTACAGGTTCTAAGACCGTCACGTTCTCTGAATTCATGGAGACGGCCCCGAAGAAGAAAGGTGCCCCGCACCAAAAGCCAGAGCCAGTATTGTCGGTATCTCACGTcttcaaggtggtggatagCGGGGCACGAGGCTTGATGAGCTGGGTACGCACATATCATGGCAGTCTcagcagaagcagccacATGTGGAACAGCAACATGCACGTCTTTGAGAAGCCGCAAAACATCATGCATGTTTCTGCCAAGGATTACCACGACATCCAAACCCTTCCAACCGGGCACATCGGGGCCATGACTGGCCTTAAACAAGCACGCACTGGAGACACGTTGTTGACATTCCCGGGCCACCAAGCACAGGCTCCCGAGGCGTACAGGAGCGTTCGCATCAAAGCCCCGGAGACCCCTCCAGCGGTCGCCTTTATCTCGATCGAACCATATACCAAGACAGCTGGCGACAAGATCGTGGATGCCCTCCAACGTCTCTCCAGAGAGGACCCAAGTATTAGATGGCACAAGGACGAAAGATCGGAGCAGCTCATTCTTTCTGGCATGGGGCTTCTCCACCTCGAGATCGCCCAAGACCGCCTTTTAACGCATTACAAGATCGAAAAGGAGACGGCCATCTGGGGTGATATTGAGGTTGAGTACTCGGAATGCCTCTTTGCCCCCACTCGCCCCCACCATCATGAGTACGACCGTGCTCTCCgtggtgttgctggcagAGCTGCTTGTGCAGTCCTTCTCGAGCCCCTCGAGGCGTGCCACCACGACACTCTGCTAGAGTCCAGTATCGAGCGCGACGGCAATGTTATTCACGTCTCGATTCCTCTGCCCGAAGACACGGATGAGCTTCCATTTGACACCGAGACAGTCCGCCAGCAGCTATTCAACGGCGCCATCGCCGGCCTCTCCCGCGGTCCCCGCCGCAGCGCCCCTGTTAGAAAGTGTCATGTTCACATTACCTTTGACCCAGAGAAGGACTGGAGTAAGAACTCTACGGGTGGGCACATCACCAACGCCGCGCTTTTTGCTGTGCGCGCAGCGCTGAAGGAAGCCCATGAGAACGCTCAAGTCGGTATACTGGAGCCTTTTACAAAATTTACCATTCACTGCCCCGAAGAAGCATCGCATGCCATCCAGCACGATATTAGCTCCGCGCGCGGCGGtcaggtgatggaggtgcGCAAGCCCGAAGAGGATGACTACTCTGGCAGCGTGGACGGCCAGGGCGGGGAAAGGATTGACCTGACCAGGGTCTATGTTCCTCCTGATCCGTATGAGGGCGTGCAGAGTCTGAGGGACGAGGGTAAGAAGATGAGTGGCAGTGTGAGGATGTTGCATATCATGGGCAAGGCTCCCCtgaaggagatgatgaagtACGATGGGCATCTGAGGAGCATGACGGGCGGCAGGCATACCCTCACCCTGGATCCGGGTGAGTTTGAGCTTGTGACGGGCCCAAGGGAAAAGGCTCTTGCTTTGGAAAGTTGAGCATGGGAGCTGGGTGAAAAAATATCCGTGTCGTATTTGGCTTGCTTGGTTACCATGTTGTAAATGATGCTGCAAGAATAAAGTCAAACTGGTTGTATACAACACAACTGAAGTATCAAAGTACTGGTACAAATCTCCGCGTCGTTCCCGTCAGGGTGCCATGCCTACAGCTTCGTCGTAAAGCCATAACCGGATAAGGTAGCCGGTGTCGGCC
This genomic stretch from Podospora bellae-mahoneyi strain CBS 112042 chromosome 1 map unlocalized CBS112042p_1.2, whole genome shotgun sequence harbors:
- the MEF2 gene encoding Ribosome-releasing factor 2, mitochondrial (EggNog:ENOG503NV1B; COG:J), with translation MFTTVSSHACRHGQGKLLLRFLVLKNARLCNSNSSIGKGIRSYATEHAHHEARIENIRNIGIIAHVDAGKTTTTERMLYHSGRTRHIGNVDHGNTTTDFLPMERERGITIQSAAVTFQWPPKSVLPNGQESKTINLIDTPGHQDFRYEVDRCLPILDGAVCIMDGVKGVETHTERVWQSAHLSNIPRLLYVNKLDRDGASFKRAVQEAAARLKTWPLLCQIPWWQKDEFVGVIDVIHEVGLRFSKNSGAMTVVPKETLATHNPALKDEMEKARLQLIDKLSDQDEGIMEEYLERDINVSSGTIKKAIRRLIIDGEAKFTPVFAGSSLTNIGVQPLLEAVVDYLPNPSERPELRLITGSKTVTFSEFMETAPKKKGAPHQKPEPVLSVSHVFKVVDSGARGLMSWVRTYHGSLSRSSHMWNSNMHVFEKPQNIMHVSAKDYHDIQTLPTGHIGAMTGLKQARTGDTLLTFPGHQAQAPEAYRSVRIKAPETPPAVAFISIEPYTKTAGDKIVDALQRLSREDPSIRWHKDERSEQLILSGMGLLHLEIAQDRLLTHYKIEKETAIWGDIEVEYSECLFAPTRPHHHEYDRALRGVAGRAACAVLLEPLEACHHDTLLESSIERDGNVIHVSIPLPEDTDELPFDTETVRQQLFNGAIAGLSRGPRRSAPVRKCHVHITFDPEKDWSKNSTGGHITNAALFAVRAALKEAHENAQVGILEPFTKFTIHCPEEASHAIQHDISSARGGQVMEVRKPEEDDYSGSVDGQGGERIDLTRVYVPPDPYEGVQSLRDEGKKMSGSVRMLHIMGKAPLKEMMKYDGHLRSMTGGRHTLTLDPGEFELVTGPREKALALES